The Pseudomonas sp. GD03919 region TACCGGCTGCAGCGTGATGGTCGCCACCCGCGACAACCGCGTGGTGGCCACCCACGGTGACGTCAAGGCCGAGGTCAATCGCGGCCTGAACTGCGTCAAGGGCTACTTCCTGTCGAAAATCATGTACGGCGTCGACCGCCTCAACCAACCGCTGCTGCGCATGAAGAATGGCGTGTACGACAAGCAGGGTGAATTCCAGCCGGTGAGCTGGGAGCAGGCCTTCGACATCATGGAACAGAAGACCAAGGAGGCGCTGCGCGAGCATGGCCCCGAGGCCGTCGGCATGTTCGGTTCAGGGCAATGGACGGTGTGGGAAGGCTACGCCGCCAACAAGCTGATGAAGGCCGGTTTCCGCTCCAACAACATCGACCCCAACGCGCGCCACTGCATGGCTTCGGCGGTGATGGGCTTCATGCGTACCTTCGGCATGGACGAGCCGATGGGCTGCTACGACGACATCGAGGCCGCCGACGCCTTCGTGCTGTGGGGCTCGAACATGGCCGAAATGCACCCCATCCTCTGGAGCCGGGTCACTGATCGTCGCCTCAGCCATCCGAACACCAAGGTCGCCGTGCTTTCCACCTTCGAGCACCGCAGCTTCGACCTCGCCGACATCCCGCTGGTATTCAAACCGCAGACCGACCTGCTGATACTCAACTACATCGCCAACCACATCATCGCAAGCGGCGCGGTTAACAAGGACTTCGTCGGCAAGCACACCAAGTTCGCCCGCGGCGCCGACGACATCGGCTACGGCCTGCGCGCCGACAACCCACTGGAGATGCAGGCCAAGAACGCGGCCAAGGCCAACACCTGGGAGGACATATCCTTCGAGCAGTTCGCCGCCTTCGTCAAACCCTACACACTGGAGCGCACCGCCAAGGAAAGCGGCGTGGCGGCCGAGCGCCTCAAGGCCCTGGCCGAGCTGTACGCCGACCCCAAGCGCAAGGTCATGTCGTTCTGGACCATGGGTTTCAACCAGCACACCCGCGGTGTCTGGGCCAATAACCTGATCTACAACCTGCACCTGCTCACCGGCAAGATCAGCGAACCGGGCAACAGCCCCTTCTCCCTCACCGGCCAGCCATCGGCCTGCGGCACCGCGCGCGAGGTGGGCACTTTCTCCCATCGTCTGCCCGCCGACATGCTGGTGGCCAACCCCAAGCACCGTGCAACCGCCGAGAAGATCTGGAAGCTGCCGGCCGGCACCATCCAGGAAAAACCCGGCTTTCATGCCGTGGAACAGAGCCGCAAGCTCAAGGACGGCGTACTCAAGGTCTACTGGACCCAGGTCAGCAACAACATGCAGGCCGGCCCCAACGTGATGCAGGAGATCCTCCCCGGTTGGCGCAACCCGCAGGCCTTCGTCATCGTCTCCGATGTCTACCCCACCGTCTCGGCCCAGGCTGCCGACCTGATCCTGCCCAGCGCCATGTGGGTGGAGAAGGAAGGCGCCTACGGCAATGCCGAGCGCCGCACGCAGTTCTGGCACCAACTGGTCAAGGCACCGGGCGAGGCCAAGTCCGACCTGTGGCAACTGGTGGAATTTTCCAAGCGCTTTACCACCGACGAAGTCTGGCCTGCCGAACTGCTGGCCAAGGCCCCGGAATACAAGGGCAAGACGCTCTACCAGGTGCTGTTCGCCAACGGCCAGGTCGACCAGTTCCCCCGCGAACAGATCGAGGCCGGCTATGCCAACGACGAGGCCGAGGCCTTTGGCTTTTACCTGCAGAAGGGCTTGTTCGAGGAATATGCCCAGTTCGGTCGCGGCCATGCCCATGACCTGGCGCCCTTCGACAGCTATCACGCCGAGCGTGGCCTGCGCTGGCCGGTGGTTGACGGCAAGGAAACGCGCTGGCGCTATCGCGAAGGCCTCGACCCCTACGTGGAAAAAGGCAGCGGCGTGCAGTTCTACGGCTACCCGGACAAACGCGCGCTGATCTTCGCCCTGCCCTACGAACCGCCAGCCGAGGCGCCGGATGACGACTTCCCGTTCTGGCTCAGCACTGGCCGCGTGCTCGAACACTGGCACACCGGCAGCATGACCCAGCGCGTCGAGGAGCTGCACGGCGCCGTGCCCGATGCCCTGGTGTACATGCACCCGGACGATGCCAGGGCACTCAAGGCGCGACGCGGCAGCGAGGTCAAGGTGATCAGCCGGCGCGGCGAGATCCGCGCGCGCATCGAAACCCGCGGGCGCAACAAGCCACCGCGCGGCCTGGTGTTCGTGCCCTTCTTCGACGCCAACAAACTGATCAACAAGGTCACCCTGGACGCCACCGACCCGATCTCCAAGCAGACCGACTACAAGAAGTGTGCGGTGAAGATCGAACTGGTCAACCTGGCCTGAGGAGAACCGTCATGAGCCTGCGTTTCCTGCCTCTGCTACTGCTCGCCGCCTTCGGCCTGGCCATCGCCGGTGAGCTCGATTACCCACTCGACGCCCCCGCGCCGGACGGCCGCCGCCCCGGCGGCACCCTCAGTCAGACCCTGCCGGCACCGGTGCTGGGCAACGAGGAGAACAAGGACCTGCGCCGCGAGCGCAACTACCCGGAACAGCCACCGACCATCCCGCACAGCATTCGCGGCTACCAGGTCGACGCCAACGGCAACAAGTGCCTGACCTGCCACAGCCGCGCCGGTAGCGCCCGCAGCCAGGCGCCGATGATCAGCATCACCCACTACATGGATCGCGACGGTCAGGCCCTGGCGGCGGTTTCACCACGGCGCTACTTCTGTACCCAGTGCCACGTCACCCAGCAGGAGGTCAAACCTCTGGTCGGCAACGCCTTCCGCAATATCGACCAGTTGCTCGGCGACGAAGCAGCCGGCACGGCAAAACCCTGAGGAGGCCTTTCATGAAGTCGTTAATGGCCCTGCTCAAGGAGTACTGGGGCATCCTGCGCCGCCCAAGCGTGCATTACAGCCTGGGTTTTCTCACTCTTGGCGGCTTCATCGCCGGGATCATTTTCTGGGGCGGTTTCAACACCGCGCTGGAGGCCACCAATACCGAGCAGTTCTGCATCTCCTGCCATGAAATGCGTGACAACGTGTACGTCGAGCTGCAGGACACCATTCACTACAGCAACCGCTCCGGGGTGCGCGCCACCTGCCCGGACTGCCACGTACCGCACCAGTGGACGGACAAGATCGCGCGCAAGATGCAGGCGTCCAAGGAAGTCTGGGGCAAGATCTTCGGCACCATCAGCACCCGCGAGAAGTTTCTGGAAAAGCGTCGCGAACTGGCCGAACACGAATGGGCACGGCTCAAGGCCAACGATTCGCTGGAATGCCGCAACTGCCACAACTTCGACTACATGGACTTCACCAAACAGAGCCCACGCGCCCGCCAGATGCACTCCAGCGCCCTGGCCAGCGGCGCAGCCACCTGCATCGATTGCCACAAGGGCATCGCCCACCAGTTGCCGGACATGAGTGGGGTGCCGGGTTGGTAAGACAGGCACCGCTTGTTCGCGGTGCTCCGCTCTTGCGCTGGTCTATTCGCCGCGCAGGCGTTCGAGATGTGCGAGCAGCCCGGCGGATGTCTGCTCACCGACCAGGCGCTCACGCAGTTTGCCCTCGGCATCGACAATGTAGGTGACCGGCAAGACATCGGTGCGTGGCAGTTCGAAGCGTGCCGCCGGATCCTGCGCCAGCACGGTGAAGCGGATATCGAAGCTGTCCGCCGCACGCTTGAGATCATCGCCCTGCAAGGCATCGAAGTTGACGCCAATCACCCGCGCCGACTGGTTTTTCAGCTTTTCTTCCAGCGCGTTGAGCTCGGGAATCTCGGTGCGGCACGGCGCGCACCATTCGGCCCAATAATTGATGATCAGCCACTGGCCATCGAGGCTGTCAGCCGTTACCTTTCGTCCATGCTGGTCAGGGCCGAAATCTTCGGCGCAAGCCGTTAGCAGCAAACCGGCGCAGATAACCAAGACAGCCTTGCCGACCT contains the following coding sequences:
- the napA gene encoding nitrate reductase catalytic subunit NapA, yielding MKLSRREFAKANAAAIAATAAGLPLVTTASNLITEADMTRLDWNKAPCRFCGTGCSVMVATRDNRVVATHGDVKAEVNRGLNCVKGYFLSKIMYGVDRLNQPLLRMKNGVYDKQGEFQPVSWEQAFDIMEQKTKEALREHGPEAVGMFGSGQWTVWEGYAANKLMKAGFRSNNIDPNARHCMASAVMGFMRTFGMDEPMGCYDDIEAADAFVLWGSNMAEMHPILWSRVTDRRLSHPNTKVAVLSTFEHRSFDLADIPLVFKPQTDLLILNYIANHIIASGAVNKDFVGKHTKFARGADDIGYGLRADNPLEMQAKNAAKANTWEDISFEQFAAFVKPYTLERTAKESGVAAERLKALAELYADPKRKVMSFWTMGFNQHTRGVWANNLIYNLHLLTGKISEPGNSPFSLTGQPSACGTAREVGTFSHRLPADMLVANPKHRATAEKIWKLPAGTIQEKPGFHAVEQSRKLKDGVLKVYWTQVSNNMQAGPNVMQEILPGWRNPQAFVIVSDVYPTVSAQAADLILPSAMWVEKEGAYGNAERRTQFWHQLVKAPGEAKSDLWQLVEFSKRFTTDEVWPAELLAKAPEYKGKTLYQVLFANGQVDQFPREQIEAGYANDEAEAFGFYLQKGLFEEYAQFGRGHAHDLAPFDSYHAERGLRWPVVDGKETRWRYREGLDPYVEKGSGVQFYGYPDKRALIFALPYEPPAEAPDDDFPFWLSTGRVLEHWHTGSMTQRVEELHGAVPDALVYMHPDDARALKARRGSEVKVISRRGEIRARIETRGRNKPPRGLVFVPFFDANKLINKVTLDATDPISKQTDYKKCAVKIELVNLA
- a CDS encoding nitrate reductase cytochrome c-type subunit; its protein translation is MSLRFLPLLLLAAFGLAIAGELDYPLDAPAPDGRRPGGTLSQTLPAPVLGNEENKDLRRERNYPEQPPTIPHSIRGYQVDANGNKCLTCHSRAGSARSQAPMISITHYMDRDGQALAAVSPRRYFCTQCHVTQQEVKPLVGNAFRNIDQLLGDEAAGTAKP
- a CDS encoding cytochrome c3 family protein gives rise to the protein MKSLMALLKEYWGILRRPSVHYSLGFLTLGGFIAGIIFWGGFNTALEATNTEQFCISCHEMRDNVYVELQDTIHYSNRSGVRATCPDCHVPHQWTDKIARKMQASKEVWGKIFGTISTREKFLEKRRELAEHEWARLKANDSLECRNCHNFDYMDFTKQSPRARQMHSSALASGAATCIDCHKGIAHQLPDMSGVPGW
- a CDS encoding TlpA disulfide reductase family protein yields the protein MGLGLRKVGKAVLVICAGLLLTACAEDFGPDQHGRKVTADSLDGQWLIINYWAEWCAPCRTEIPELNALEEKLKNQSARVIGVNFDALQGDDLKRAADSFDIRFTVLAQDPAARFELPRTDVLPVTYIVDAEGKLRERLVGEQTSAGLLAHLERLRGE